The Streptomyces nigra genome includes the window CTGTGCGACGACCGTGCCGGTGTCTCGCCGGGCGTGAAGTTCACCGACTCGGAGCTGATCGGCGTCCCGCAGATCCTGGTGGCCGGGCGCCGCGCCGCCGAGGGCGTCGTCGAGCTGAAGGACCGCAGGACCGGTGAGCGCGAGGAGCTGACGGTCGACGAGGCGATCGCCCGTCTGACCGCCTGACCGTCCGTTCGGTCACGGGCCGTTCCCCGGCGTGGGGGAGCGGCCCGTGACCGCTTGCGGGACCGGCGAGGGTTCAGCCGGCTTCGGCGGCGAGCACCCGGGGCAGCAGCTCATGGGGGAGCTCGACACCCATGCCGCAGAAGCAGCGCAGCGGTCCGCCCCGGGATGCGGGAGCCCCCAGGTCGACGATGAGGATGTCCGCCACTTCTCGGAGCACGTCACCCGCCGGCGCGCTGCGGGCCACCCGGATGCTGACCTCGTCGGGGTCCCAGACCGCGATGCTCGCCAGACCGTCCGTCACGGCAATGCGAACGCACACAACTGCCTCCCCAGGAATGCGCTACGGCACGAGCGTTCCGCTCCGGGAGGTCAGCGGCTGACTGATGGTACCGATGTGTGTGGGGTTCGTGAGGACTTTCGTCATATTCTTCCGGGGCGCGCCCGGTGTCCGGTAGAGCCCCGGGAGGTGAGCGGCTCTCACCGCGCGCCGACAGTACGGCGCTGACCTCACACGATGCGGCTGACCTGAAGCATCGCCTCGGCGTCCTTCAGCAGGGCGCGCTGCCGTGACTCCGGCAATTGCCGGTACAGCTTCAGCAGCCGGGCCTCGCGCTCGTCGCCGCTGGGGCCCGGCACCGGCCGGCCCACGGCCTCGAAGAACTCCCGGGGGGTCGTGCGCACGCCCCAGCGCCGGAACACGTCGACCATGGCGCGCAGCTTCTCGGGGTCGATGCGGGAGGTGCCGCGGGTGCGGTTCATCCAGGCGTTGAGCGTCGGGTACGAGATGCCGGACTCCGCGGCCAGATCCTTCTGCGTCCGGTCGGGCACCTGGGCGAGCAGACGTTCGAGCAGGGCCGCCAGGTCCTCGTCCCCGTGCTGGGCATGCCGACGGGGTTCGGGATCTGCTGGGGGGCGGCTCCGCTGGTTCGTCACGCTCAGAGGATCGGCCATCAATATCTACAAGCGCAAGTAGATCGCAGATCGGCGCCGGGTCTTCGGGCGCACGCCGGAGCGTTCCGGGGGAGCCGGTGCTCCTGTGCGCCCCGCCCGCGCCCTCAAGTCTCACGCTCCGTAGGCTTCTTGACACGATATGCATCTACATGAAGACTGTAGACGCCCTGGGAGGGGATCGCGGGTTTCCGTCGTGGCCTGCGCACGTCCCGTCGAAGAATCTACATCTACATGTGTATTGCAGAGGAGAAGCCGTCGTGTCCCAGCCGGACCACCTCACCACCGCCCCGGCCGCCGGCCCGGAGCCCGAACTGGTCGCCCGGGCCCGCGCGGGCGACCGGGAGGCGTTCGCCGCCCTGTACTTCGAGCACTATCGCGCCGTCTACGCGTTCCTCCTGGTTCGCACCCGCAACAGACATCTGGCCGAGGACCTCACCCAGGAGGTGTTCGTCCGCGCACTGCGCCGCATCGGCACCTTCCACTGGCAGGGCACCGCCTTCGCCGGGTGGCTCACCACGATCGCCAAGAACCTCTGGCTCGACGAACTCGGGCGCGGACGCACGCGCTGGGAGACCCCGGTCGCCGAGTTCGACGACCCCCGCGACACCCATCGCGGCACCGAGGCGCTCGTCCTGCGCGAACTGGACGCCGTCGAGGCCCAGGAGACCGTCCACACCGCCCTGCACCGCCTCAACCCCCACCAGCGGCACTGCCTGGAACTGCGCTTCCTGGACGAACTGTCCGCGCAGGAGACCGCGTTGGCCATGGGGCGCAGCGTCGGTGCGGTCAAGACCCTGACCTACCGGGCCCTGCGGAAACTGCGCTGGTCGACGGAGGCGGTGTCCGCGTGAACGCCACCCGCCCGCGCGTCGCCGGCGTGATCGGCCGGATCCCGCGGCCCGCGGACCCCGAACGAGCCGCCGCACCCGTACGGCTCCTCACCGGCCCCGGCCGCCCTCCGGTCGTGGTCCTGCACCGTACGGCGGACGGAGGCTGGTCCCGCGGGCCCCGCCCGCTCACCGAACTGGAGCGCAAGGCCCTCGCCTGGGACGCCGCGTGCGCCCGCGCCCGCTCCGTCGCCCGCGCGGTCGCACGCCACCTCGCCGGGCACGCGGGCCCCTCCGACGTCCGCGTGGACGGCGACCGGGTCCGGGTCGTGCTGCGCGTGGACGGCGCCGAGTGCTGGGCCCGCTGGCGCGCCTACTTCCAGATCACGGTCGTCGGCGAGGGCAGCCGCCCGCACACCCTGGTCGGCGACGGCGAACGCGACGGCGTGCGCGTCACGGTCGTCGCCCACGGCGCCGCGACGGGCCGGCGGGGGCGCCGCCCCTTCCGCGTCGGTGACGCCACCTACGACCTGGCCGCACCGCTGCGCGACGCGTACGGCGACGTCTGGTACTACCAGGGCTGCCGACGGCCCGACGGGATGCCGCTGCTCTCCCTGGACGGGCGGCCCGAACGCTGCTCCCTGGCGAATGTGGCGGCCCATCTGGGCCCCCTGTCCGCGGTGCGCGACACCGATCGCGCCGAGGACCGCACGTCCCCGTCCGAGCCGGCCGGATGACCCCGGCGGTATCCGACGGCGGATCACGGGTCTGGGAACTGCGCGCGGCCTGCCGGGAGTGGGACGCCGATCTGTGGTTCACCCGGCGCACCTGGCCCCTCGCGGTCGCGATCTGCACGCTGTGCCCCGTGCTCGAACCCTGCCGGGCCGCCGTGCTGCGCCGGGAGCGCGGCCTTCCCCGCTGCCGCCGGCAGGGCGTCGTCGCGGGCCTGACCGGCCCCCAACGGCACGCCCTGGAACAGGCGGACCACGGCTCACCCGGCTCTCCGGTCCCGGCCGAGCTTCCGGGTGAGCGTCCCGCCGGGCCGTCCGCGCCCGCACGTTCCGCCGTGGCACCTCGGCCCGCGTCGACGGCCGCGCCCGAACCAGCGCGGTCCCGCCCGGGGGAGGCGCTCCCGACCGCCGCTGTCGCCGCCGACCGGCCTCCGCCGAAGGCGGCCGTCGCGTCCGGGGACACCTCACCGGACCCGGCGCCGCCCCAGGCTTCGCGCCCCGGGTCCGACGAGGCGCCCCCGTCCCCACCCCCGCCCGACCGGCGTACGTCCGAGCGAGGCGATGCGCCCTCGCGCATACGCCCGGCGCCCTGTGGCACGCGCGCCGCCTACCAGCGGCATCTACGGCGGGGCGAACCCGTCGACGCGGCGTGCCGGGCCGCCAACACCTATGAGGCCGGGCGCTATCGCCGTACCGGCACCACCCGTGCCCGCCCCCCGCGTCCGCCCGCCTGACCCGCGTCCGCCCAGGACCTGCCGCCGCACCCAGCCGCAGCCCGTTCGCCGACCGTCTCCGGAGAACCGCATGTCCAGGCCCTCCGCGCCCTCGCCCCGCGCACCTCTCCCGCGCCGCCGCCCGCCCCTGTCCGCGTGCCGCGCCGCGGTGCCCGGCGGTCCGGCCGCGCGCCGTCCGCCCACCGCCACGGAGTCCCCCATGCCCACGTCCCCCTCGTCCCCGCCGCCCGAGGGACCCGCGCCCGGCGACCCCCGGCCACCGGGACGCCTGCGCCGGGCGGCCGCCGCGCTGTGGCGGGGTCTCCGGGTGGGCGACCGGCCCCGGAAGGGGAGCGACCGGGAGCTGGAGCTGTGCCGGCAGGAGCGCGACCGCTGGCAGCGGTACGCCGACTCCTACGAGCGGGACCTGACCCGGGTACGGCTCGAGCGCGCCCAGCTCCTCGCCTGGCTGGCAGCGCTGCACCCGGCGAGCGCCGTCCTCGTCCGGGGCGCGGACGGCATCCACCAGCTGCGCATCGAGGCCGGCGGGCGCCAGCTGTCATGGCCGTTGCACCCGGCCGACCTGGGGCAGTTCGCGCACATCCCGTACGCGCGCCACGGCTCGGGACCGTACGGCCGTACGCGCTGGGACCAGGCGGCCCATCTGCGGCGGCACACCCGGCTGCTGGCCATGGAGGGCATGCTGTTCACGACGGCCCCCGACGACCGCTGACACACCCGCCGGACTCCGGCCGGCAGGCTCGGGAGGCACGTCGGCCGGACCCACCGCGCCCCCCTGCGAGAGCTCCCCGCAGGGGGGCGCGGCTCGGCCTACAGCCAGCTCGCGAACTCCAGGAGCAGTTCGGCGTCCTGGGGGCGTCCGACCCGCAGGGCCCGTACGCCCGACTCCACCGCGCGGAACAGGGTCCAGCCGCGCAGCCGTTCCTGGTCGACCTCCAGGGACTCCGCGAGGCGCTTGACCCGGCGGCGGGTCGTCGAGGCCCCCGACGGCGAGGCGATCAGATCCTCCACCCGGTCCCGCACCAGCCGCGCCAGATCGAACGCGCACTCGCCGACCACCGGGTCCGGCCCCACGGCCAGCCATGGCATGCGCTCCCCGGCGAGGACCTTGCTCTGCCGGAACGTGCCGTGCAGCAGCTGCCGTTCCGGAGGCGCCGCCAGCAGTTCGTCGCGGGCCGCGAGCGCGGCGTCGACCAGCGCGCTCACGTCGGCGTGCCGGGACGCGGTCGCGCGCATCGCCTCGGCCTGGCGTTCCGTCCGCTCCGCCACCGTCTCGAAGGGATGCCCCTCCGGGGGCTCCACCCACAGCCGGCGCAGCGTCCCCGCCGCCTCCAGCAGCGCCTTCGCCTCCGGCAGCGACCGCACCGACCGGTCCGGGCGCAGCCGCTCAAGGAGCAGCACGCCCTCCGTCACGAACGGCTCGAGCAGTTGGACGGCACCCGTGCCGCCCCAGTGCGCGAGCGCGGCCCGCTCACTCTCCGGGCGTGCGCGCGGCGGCGCCAGCTTCAGCACGGCCGGGGTGTCGTCGGCCCGCCGGACCAGCACCACCAGACTGCTGCGCCCGCCCGGCAGCTGCACCCGCTCCACGGTCAACTCGCGCTGTTCGACGGCCTCCCGGGTCGCCTGCGGCAGCCTCTCCAGCCAGGCGTCACCGTCCGGCGCCGTCTCACCGAGCGCCCTCACCAGACGCTGCGGCGGTTCGAAAGCCATGCGCGAGTCGTCCCCTTCCGTCCTGCCCGTCGGTGTCCCTGCGGCCCGCGTCACGCGGGGGGCGCCGCCGGCGCGGAGGACGTGTCCGCCCGCTCGGCGAGCCCAGGGAAGGCTACGCTCTCGCCCCGCCAGCGCACCGCCCGCACCGCCGCCTCCCGCAGCGCCTCGGCGGCCGTACCGCGCAGCGCGCCCCGGGCCGCCCGCACCAGATCCGCGTAGACACCGGCCAGCCGGCTCTCCAGCTCGGCGGCGAACAGCACCGCCGTCGCCCGGTCCGTCACCGGGAACGGCAGCGCGTACCCGGCGCTCGCGGCGACCGGGTCGGCGCCCAGGTCGCGCACCTCGCGCGCCAGCGCGTCCCGCCGCGCGCGGTGGGCGTCGTACGCGGCCCGCGCGTCGGAGCGCCGGTCCTCGCCGATCCGCCCGCCGACCACGCCGTACCCGTAGACGGCGGCGTGCTCAGCGGCCAGGGCCGCCTGAAGCGCCGTCACCGTCTCCTTGCCGGCCTTGCCCGCCTTGTCGGTGTCGCTCACCTGGCACCCTCCGTCAGCAGGAACGCGTGCGCGGCCCCGGCGGCCGCCACCGACGCGAGCAGCCGTGCCAGTTCACCCGGCAGACCCGGCAGCGCCTTCGCCCGTTCGTCGGCGAGCGTCCGTTCGGCGGCGGCGAGTTCGGTGAGCGCGTCCCGCTGGTCCGCGGGAACCGCCCGCACCGAGGCGGACGGTGACGCGGAGGCGGAGGGGGGCGGGGTGGCCGACGGGGAGGACGACGGGCCGGACGCGCCCCCGCCGAACGCCTCCGCGTGCCGTACCGCCTCCGCCCGCAGGGGGGCCACCAGCCGCTCCACCGCCGGATGGGCGGCGAGGACGGCGTCGTACCGGGCGACCAGGTCCTCGCTGTCCCGGGCCGCACGCGCGCGTGCCCGCTCGGCGAGCGACGGACTGCCGCCCGTACCGCCGTCCGGGTCGGCGGGACCGGCGGAGCAGCCCGCCAGCAGCGCGGCGCCCGCGGCCGAGGCGAGCAGGGTTCTTCTGCGCGGCCCCGGGAGGGCGCGCGGGGGCGGGGGGTACGGCACGGGCGACTTCCTCAGGGGAGTTCGTACGAAAGCACTTGCGACGGCGGCTGCCCGGTCAGCGGGCCGCGTGCCCGTGATCACCGTACCCGCGCCAGGCGAACGCGCCACTCACCGGCACCGGTCACCCACAGGTGGACGGCAACACACCCTGCGACCGGATACCCTTTGACCTGACACGCGCCCCATCCCACAACAGCACACGCGGCCGAGGAGTCACCCGGATGAGCACCACCCAGAGCGAGAGGCTGCGAGCACTCCTGGAACCCCTCGTCAGCTCCCAGGGACTGGACCTCGAAGAGATCGAAGTGGACTCGGTCGGACGCAAGCGTGTGCTGCGCGTCGTCGTCGACTCCGACACCGGCGCCGACCTGGACCGGATCGCCGATGTGAGCCGCGCGCTCTCGGCGAAGCTGGACGAGACGGACGCGATGGGTGAGGGCGAGTACACCCTCGAGGTCGGCACCCCGGGCGCGGAACGCCTCCTCAAGGAGCACCGCCACTACGTGCGCGCCGTCGACCGGCTGGTCAAGTTCGAGCTGACCGAGGGCGGCGAGCTGGTGGCCCGCATCCTCAAGGTCGACGACGACGGTCTCGACCTCGAGGTGCCCGGCGTGAAGGGCCGCAAGGCGACCAGCCGCCGGCTCGCGTTCCCGGAGATCGAGAAGGCGCGCGTGCAGGTCGAGTTCAACCGCAAGGACAAGAAGGAAGAGGAGGCGTAGCCGTGGACATCGACATGAGTGCCCTGCGGGGCTTGGTTCGGGAGAAGGAGATCTCCTTCGACCTGCTGGTCGAGGCGATCGAGTCGGCCCTCCTCATCGCCTACCACCGCACCGAGGGAAGCCGCCGACACGCGCGCGTGGAGCTCAACCGGGAGACCGGGCATGTGACCGTGTGGGCGAAGGAGGACCCCGAGGACCTCGAGGAGGGCCAGGAGGCCCGCGAGTTCGACGACACCCCGTCCGGCTTCGGCCGTATCGCCGCCACCACCGCCAAGCAGGTCATCCTGCAGCGGCTGCGCGACGCCGAGGACGACGCGACGCTCGGTGAGTACGCCGGCCGCGAGGGCGACATCGTCACCGGCGTGGTCCAGCAGGGCCGCGACCCGAAGAACGTCCTGGTGGACATCGGCAAGCTGGAGGCCATCCTGCCGGTGCAGGAGCAGGTCCCCGGGGAGACCTACCCGCACGGCATGCGGCTGCGGTCGTACGTCGTGCGGGTCGCCAAGGGTGTCCGCGGGCCCTCCGTGACCCTGTCGCGCACCCACCCGAACCTGGTGAAGAAGCTCTTCGCGCTGGAGGTGCCGGAGATCGCCGACGGGTCCGTCGAGATCGCCGCCATCGCCCGCGAGGCCGGTCACCGCACCAAGATCGCCGTGCGCTCCACCCGCAGCGGCCTGAACGCCAAGGGCGCCTGCATCGGCCCCATGGGCGGCCGGGTGCGCAATGTCATGGGCGAGCTCAACGGTGAGAAGATCGACATCGTCGACTGGTCGGACGACCCGGCCGAGATGGTGGCGAACGCGCTGTCCCCGGCCCGTGTCTCCAAGGTGGAGGTCGTGGACATGGCGACCAGGTCGGCCCGGGTGACCGTGCCGGACTACCAGCTGTCGCTGGCGATCGGCAAGGAAGGGCAGAACGCCCGGCTCGCGGCCCGGCTCACCGGCTGGCGCATCGACATCCGGCCGGACACCGAGCAGGCCGGGGAATAGATCCAGACCTCAGGTCGCTCAGATCACGTCAGGTTATCGCCCGGCAACTGTTCGAATCCTGCCCCAAAGGGGTGAGGTCGGTACGGGGAGGTAGACTTAGCTGTGTCTGGCCGGACACGCGTCCGCGCATGCCCTGAGCGCACCTGTGTGGGGTGCCGGGAGCGAGCGGCCAAGGCTGATCTGCTGCGGATCGTGGCGATCGAGGACGAGTGCGTCCCCGATCCTCGCGGTACGCTGCCCGGCCGGGGTGCGTATGTACACCCCGCCCTGATCTGTCTCGACCAGGCGGTACGCCGCCGGGCGTTCACGAGGGCGTTGCGTGCCCCGGGAGCGCTCGACACAAAGGCGTTGCGCCGTTACGTCGAGCAGACAACAGTTGTCGAGCAGGCAACACCGTAAGAAGCGTCGCGCGGAACCCCGTGCGGCCCAGGTACCTCGCGAGTCGGAAGTAGGTCGAGATTGCGATGAGCACTCGATGAGTACGCGATGAGTACGCCCATGAAGTAGCGACGGTCCGGCCGCAACCCGGACCTAAAAGGAGCGAAGTGGCTAAGGTCCGGGTATACGAACTCGCCAAGGAGTTCGGGGTTGAGAGCAAGGTCGTCATGGCCAAGCTCCAAGAACTCGGTGAATTCGTCCGTTCGGCGTCTTCGACCATCGAAGCGCCCGTAGTCCGCAAACTGACGGACGCCCTCCAGCAGGGCAACGGTGGCGGCAAGCCCGCCTCCGCCCGTAAGGCTGCCCCGGCGAAGCCGGGCGCCCCCTCTCCCGCGCAGGCCGCCCGTCCGGCAGCCCCGCGCCCGCCGGCCCCGAAGCCGGCCGCCGAGAAGCCCGCGGCTCCCGCCGCGCCGGCCTCTTCCGGCCCCCGTCCGACCCCGGGCCCGAAGCCCGCGCCGCGGCCCGCCCCGGCGTCCCCGGCTCCGACCACGCCCGAGTTCACGGCGCCCCCGTCGGCGCCCGCCGCTCCGGCGGCCTCCCAGGGCCAGGGTTCCGGCACGCGTCCGGGCGCCCCGCGTCCGGGTGGTCAGGCCCCGCGTCCGGGTGCTCCCCGTCCGAGTGGCCAGCAGGGCGGCCAGGGCCGCGGTGAGCGCACCGGCGCGCCGCGTCCGGGTGGCCAGGCGCCGCGTCCCGGCGCCCGTCCGGCCGGTCCCCGTCCGGGCAACAACCCCTTCACCTCCGGCGGCTCCACCGGTATGGCGCGTCCGCAGACGCCCCGTCCCGGCGGTGCCCCGCGTCCGGGTGGCCCCGGCGCTCCCGGCGGCGCTCCGCGTCCGCAGGGCCAGGGCCAGGGCGGTCCCCGTCCCCAGGGCGCCGCGGGCGGTCCCCGTCCGCAGGCTCCGGGCGGTGCGCGTCCCACGCCGGGCGGCATGCCCCGTCCGCAGGGCGGCGGTCCCCGTCCCGGTGGCCCGCGTCCGAACCCGGGCATGATGCCGCAGCGTCCCGCAGCGGGCCCGCGTCCCGGTGGCGGCGGTCCCGGTGGCCGTGGCCCCGGTGGCGGCGGTCGTCCCGGTGGCGGCGGCGGTCGTCCGGGTGGCGGCGGCTTCGCCGGCCGTCCCGGTGGCGGTGGCGGCGGTTTCGCCGGTCGTCCGGGCGGTCCCGGTGGCGGTGGCGGCGGTTTCGCCGGTCGTCCCGGTGGTCCCGGTGGCGGCGGTGGCCGTCCCGGCTTCGGCGGTCGTCCCGGCGGTCCCGGTGGCCGTGGTGGCACGCAGGGTGCCTTCGGTCGTCCCGGCGGTCCCGCGCGTCGTGGCCGCAAGTCGAAGCGTCAGAGGCGCCAGGAGTACGAGGCCATGCAGGCCCCGTCGGTCGGCGGCGTGATGCTGCCTCGCGGCAACGGCGAGTCCATTCGCCTGTCGCGCGGTGCTTCGCTCACCGACTTCGCGGAGAAGATCAACGCCAACCCGGCGTCGCTCGTCGCGGTCATGATGAACCTCGGCGAGATGGTCACCGCGACCCAGTCCGTCTCCGACGAGACGCTCCAGCTCCTCGCGGACGAGATGAACTACACCGTTCAGATCGTCAGCCCGGAGGAGGAGGACCGCGAGCTCCTCGAGTCCTTCGACATCGAGTTCGGCGAGGACGAGGGCGACGAGGAGGACCTGGTGGTCCGTCCGCCGGTCGTCACCGTCATGGGTCACGTCGACCACGGCAAGACCCGCCTCCTCGACGCCATCCGCAAGACGAACGTCATCGCGGGCGAGGCCGGCGGCATCACCCAGCACATCGGTGCCTACCAGGTGGCGACCGAGGTCAACGACGAAGAGCGCAAGATCACCTTCATCGACACCCCGGGTCACGAGGCGTTCACCGCCATGCGTGCCCGTGGTGCGAAGTCGACCGACATCGCGATCCTGGTCGTCGCGGCCAACGACGGCGTCATGCCGCAGACGGTCGAGGCGCTCAACCACGCCAAGGCGGCCGAGGTCCCGATCGTCGTCGCGGTCAACAAGATCGACGTCGAGGGCGCCGACCCGACCAAGGTGCGCGGTCAGCTCACCGAGTACGGGCTGGTGGCCGAGGAGTACGGCGGCGACACCATGTTCGTCGACATCTCCGCCAAGCAGGGTCTGCACATCGACTCCCTGCTGGAGGCCGTGATCCTCACGGCCGACGCCTCGCTCGACCTGCGGGCCAACCCGAACCAGGACGCGCAGGGCATCTCGATCGAGTCCCGTCTCGACCGCGGCCGCGGTGCCGTGGCGACGGTCCTCGTCCAGCGCGGCACGCTGCGGGTCGGCGACACGATGGTCGTGGGCGACGCCTACGGCCGGGTGCGCGCCATGCTCGACGACAACGGCAACAACGTCGCCGAGGCCGGTCCCTCGACGCCGGTGCAGGTCCTCGGCCTCACCAACGTCCCGGGCGCCGGTGACAACTTCCTCGTGGTCGAGGAGGACCGTACGGCCCGCCAGATCGCGGAGAAGCGCGCCGCCCGTGAGCGCAACGCGGCCTTCGCGAAGCGCACGCGCCGTGTCTCGCTCGAGGACCTGGACAAGGTGCTCAAGGCCGGCGAGGTCCAGCAGCTGAACCTGATCATCAAGGGTGACGCGTCCGGATCGGTCGAGGCCCTCGAGTCCTCGCTGCTCCAGCTGGACGTCGGCGAAGAGGTCGACATCCGCGTCCTGCACCGCGGCGTCGGTGCGGTCACGGAGTCCGACATCGACCTGGCCATGGGCTCCGACGCCATCGTCATCGGCTTCAACGTCCGGGCAGCCGGCCGTGCGCAGCAGATGGCGGAGCGCGAGGGCGTGGACGTCCGGTACTACTCGGTCATCTACCAGGCGATCGAGGAGATCGAGGCGGCCCTCAAGGGCATGCTCAAGCCGGAGTACGAAGAGGTCGAGCTCGGCACGGCGGAGATCCGCGAGGTCTTCAAGTCGTCCAAGCTGGGCAACATCGCCGGTGTCCTCATCCGCTCGGGCGAGGTCAAGCGCAACACCAAGGCGCGCCTCATCCGCGACGGCAAGGTGGTCGCGGAGAACCTCAACATCGAGGGCCTGCGTCGCTTCAAGGACGACGTCACCGAGATCCGCGAAGGGTTCGAGGGCGGTATCAACCTCGGCAACTTCAACGACATCAAGGTCGACGACGTCATCGCGACGTACGAGATGCGCGAGAAGCCGCGCGTCTGATCCCAGCACGCGATCGGGGCCGGTCGGCGGGAGTTCCCGGAAGGGAAACTCCGTCGATCGGCCCCGGCCGTTGCGTGTACGGTTCCCGTATCGGCGCCGAGCCTGGCGCCCGTACCCCGAACCGGCGGGACATCCGGACACACACATGTATGTGGGGACTCTGTCCTTCGACCTGCTCCTCGGCGACGTCCACTCGCTCAAGGAGAAACGCTCCCTCGTCCGTCCCATCGTGGCCGAGCTCCAGCGCAAGTACGCGGTGAGCGTGGCCGAGACGGACCACCAGAACCTCCACCGCCGGGCCGAGATCGGCCTCGCGGTGGTATCCGGGGACATGGGATACCTCACCGGCGTACTGGACCGCTGCGAGCGGCTGGTCGCCGGACGGCCCGAGGTGGAACTGCTCTCGGTTCGACGCAGGCTCCACAGCGACGAAGACTGAAGCACGACGTAAGCACTTAAGGAGACGGACCAGTGGCCGACAACGCGCGTGCCAAGAGGCTGGCGGACCTCATCCGAGAGGTGGTGGCCCAGAAGCTGCAACGCGGGATCAAGGACCCGCGGCTCGGCTCGCACGTCACCATCACGGACACCCGCGTCACGGGTGACCTGCGGGAGGCGACCGTCTTCTACACGGTGTACGGCGACGACGAGGAGCGGGCGGCCGCCGCGGCCGGGCTGGAGAGCGCCAAGGGCGTCCTGCGGTCCGAGGTCGGCCGGGCCGCCGGGGTGAAGTTCACCCCGACCCTCACCTTCGTCGCCGACGCCCTGCCGGACACCGCCAAGACCATCGAGGACCTCCTCGACAAGGCGCGCCAGTCCGACGAGAAGGTCCGTGAGGCGTCCGCGGGCGCCCGGTACGCCGGTGAGGCGGACCCGTACCGCAAGCCGGGCTCCGAGGACGAGACGGACGGCGACACCGCGGAATGACGCAGAAGAACACCACGCCCGACGGCCTTGTCATCGTCGACAAGCCGTCGGGCTTCACGTCGCACGACGTGGTCGCCAAGATGCGCGGCATCGCCCGCACCCGCCGGGTCGGGCACGCCGGCACCCTCGACCCGATGGCCACGGGCGTGCTCGTCCTCGGCGTCGAGAAGGCGACCAAGCTGCTCGGTCATCTGGCCCTGACCGAGAAGGAGTACCTGGGCACGATCCGCCTGGGCCAGACCACGGTCACCGACGACGCCGAGGGCGAGATCACGGGGTCCACCGACGCCTCGAAGGTCACCCGCGACGCCGTCGACGCCGGGATCGCCCAGCTCACCGGCGAGATCATGCAGGTGCCGTCCAAGGTCAGCGCCATCAAGATCGACGGCGTCCGCTCCTACAAGCGGGCCCGCGACGGCGAGGACTTCGAGATCCCCGCGCGACCGGTCACCGTGTCGTCCTTCTCGGTGTACGACCTCCGGGACGCCGTCGCCGACGACGGGACCCCCGTCCTCGACCTGGTCGTCTCGGTCGTCTGCTCCTCCGGCACCTACATCCGGGCCCTCGCCCGCGACCTCGGTGCCGACCTGGGCGTCGGCGGGCACCTCACGGCGCTGCGCCGCACCCGCGTCGGGCCGTACAAGCTGGACGCCGCGAAGACGCTGGACCAGCTCCAGCAGGAGCTGACGGTCATGCCGATCGCCGAGGCCGCGTCGGCGGCCTTCCGCCGCTGGGAGATCGACGCCCGGCGCGCCCGGCTGCTCTCGAACGGCGTCCGCCTCGACATGCCCGACGAGTACGCCGGTGCCGGGCCCGTCGCGGTCTTCGACCCCGAGGGACGCTTCCTCGCCCTGGTCGAGGAGCACAAGGGCAAGGCCAAGAGCCTCGCCGTGTTCGGCTGAGCGCCCGCACGGCACGGGTGCCTGCCCGTGGAGCGGCGGTCACGGGGTCGTCCTCTGCCCGCCGCTCCACGGTCCCCCCTCGGTTCCCCCACCCCTAGGGTGTATCCACCCACCCCCGCCTGTTCACCCGTCCGGGCAGGCGCTCGGAGTGAACCGAGGGTGTGCAAGGGGGCGCGTTCGGCATCCGACCTGTCCCACTGATCATCCGCGGCCTACCGTCGAAGCGACAGGGCGTGCGAGGGATGAGCGTGCGGGTGCGGGGCGGGGAGGTTCGACGATGGCGGGACGGGGCCCGCGGGCGGCGGACGCGGACGCGGACATGGACGGGGCGCGGGGGACGGGCGGCGGCTCGGAGCAGCCCCGCGTGGCTACCGCGTCCCATCGGGCTCGACGCTCCCGCCACGACGACGGCCGC containing:
- a CDS encoding helix-turn-helix domain-containing protein — protein: MTNQRSRPPADPEPRRHAQHGDEDLAALLERLLAQVPDRTQKDLAAESGISYPTLNAWMNRTRGTSRIDPEKLRAMVDVFRRWGVRTTPREFFEAVGRPVPGPSGDEREARLLKLYRQLPESRQRALLKDAEAMLQVSRIV
- a CDS encoding RNA polymerase sigma factor, whose protein sequence is MSQPDHLTTAPAAGPEPELVARARAGDREAFAALYFEHYRAVYAFLLVRTRNRHLAEDLTQEVFVRALRRIGTFHWQGTAFAGWLTTIAKNLWLDELGRGRTRWETPVAEFDDPRDTHRGTEALVLRELDAVEAQETVHTALHRLNPHQRHCLELRFLDELSAQETALAMGRSVGAVKTLTYRALRKLRWSTEAVSA
- a CDS encoding BN159_2729 family protein, translated to MNATRPRVAGVIGRIPRPADPERAAAPVRLLTGPGRPPVVVLHRTADGGWSRGPRPLTELERKALAWDAACARARSVARAVARHLAGHAGPSDVRVDGDRVRVVLRVDGAECWARWRAYFQITVVGEGSRPHTLVGDGERDGVRVTVVAHGAATGRRGRRPFRVGDATYDLAAPLRDAYGDVWYYQGCRRPDGMPLLSLDGRPERCSLANVAAHLGPLSAVRDTDRAEDRTSPSEPAG
- a CDS encoding WhiB family transcriptional regulator yields the protein MTPAVSDGGSRVWELRAACREWDADLWFTRRTWPLAVAICTLCPVLEPCRAAVLRRERGLPRCRRQGVVAGLTGPQRHALEQADHGSPGSPVPAELPGERPAGPSAPARSAVAPRPASTAAPEPARSRPGEALPTAAVAADRPPPKAAVASGDTSPDPAPPQASRPGSDEAPPSPPPPDRRTSERGDAPSRIRPAPCGTRAAYQRHLRRGEPVDAACRAANTYEAGRYRRTGTTRARPPRPPA
- a CDS encoding aminoglycoside phosphotransferase family protein; amino-acid sequence: MAFEPPQRLVRALGETAPDGDAWLERLPQATREAVEQRELTVERVQLPGGRSSLVVLVRRADDTPAVLKLAPPRARPESERAALAHWGGTGAVQLLEPFVTEGVLLLERLRPDRSVRSLPEAKALLEAAGTLRRLWVEPPEGHPFETVAERTERQAEAMRATASRHADVSALVDAALAARDELLAAPPERQLLHGTFRQSKVLAGERMPWLAVGPDPVVGECAFDLARLVRDRVEDLIASPSGASTTRRRVKRLAESLEVDQERLRGWTLFRAVESGVRALRVGRPQDAELLLEFASWL
- a CDS encoding ferritin-like domain-containing protein, yielding MSDTDKAGKAGKETVTALQAALAAEHAAVYGYGVVGGRIGEDRRSDARAAYDAHRARRDALAREVRDLGADPVAASAGYALPFPVTDRATAVLFAAELESRLAGVYADLVRAARGALRGTAAEALREAAVRAVRWRGESVAFPGLAERADTSSAPAAPPA
- the rimP gene encoding ribosome maturation factor RimP; the encoded protein is MSTTQSERLRALLEPLVSSQGLDLEEIEVDSVGRKRVLRVVVDSDTGADLDRIADVSRALSAKLDETDAMGEGEYTLEVGTPGAERLLKEHRHYVRAVDRLVKFELTEGGELVARILKVDDDGLDLEVPGVKGRKATSRRLAFPEIEKARVQVEFNRKDKKEEEA
- the nusA gene encoding transcription termination factor NusA, translated to MDIDMSALRGLVREKEISFDLLVEAIESALLIAYHRTEGSRRHARVELNRETGHVTVWAKEDPEDLEEGQEAREFDDTPSGFGRIAATTAKQVILQRLRDAEDDATLGEYAGREGDIVTGVVQQGRDPKNVLVDIGKLEAILPVQEQVPGETYPHGMRLRSYVVRVAKGVRGPSVTLSRTHPNLVKKLFALEVPEIADGSVEIAAIAREAGHRTKIAVRSTRSGLNAKGACIGPMGGRVRNVMGELNGEKIDIVDWSDDPAEMVANALSPARVSKVEVVDMATRSARVTVPDYQLSLAIGKEGQNARLAARLTGWRIDIRPDTEQAGE